In one window of Aerosakkonema funiforme FACHB-1375 DNA:
- a CDS encoding PAS domain S-box protein, with product MILKNAKLEKLGEYKRIETKVSGNFFRHLVCIFDKNGYFQHVNTRWEKTLGFRREELLGKAAIEFVHPEDREATLAAAKKLSKGVNTIYFENRYRCKDGSYKWLMWTGAELTADGSAYAIAYDISDRKHIEKALRESEERYQTLTEVSPVGIFHTDAEGRYLYVNDRMQEIAGLTPREALGQGWLKAIHPEDRDRVLQQWQQAVKAELPFSSEYRFQHSDGTTIWVFGQAAVQQNSTHQIKGYIGTTTDISDRKRTEEALRESEQRLQAILDNSPAVIFAKDTQGRYIFSNQRHEKLFGVSRKHIEGKTDYDILPRDIADRFRESDRKVLETGTPLEWEELVPQQDGIHTYIASMFPLYDATGVLYAVCGVATDITERKRAEQERLELADRIQLLLESTGEGIYAIDLEGSCTLINKAAAEMLGYKPEELLGKDMHELIHHTHSDGSAYPSSECPIFCAFYKRIGCRVDNEVFWRRDGTAFPVEYSSYPILDGEAIKGAVIVFIDITERKQAQAELYKTQKRWEHLVNASPAVIYSCKANDDFGATFVSQNVTMQMGYAPKDFLEDSHFWLSHIHPEDAPRVLEGMSHLFERDYDCNEYRFLHKDGTYRWMHDEVRAIRDNEGNLLELIGFWQEITDRKQAELALKQLNETLESRVQERTAELRNVIRQLEAEIVDRQRVQEALETAKKDVEIGNNLLNSVIEGTANPIFVKDIEGRYVMINSAGASVFGRTIEEIIGKKDLELLPPKIARKLIQTDRRIIASGKTERLEEVLVVNGITRTYFSTKCPYPNPEGKIVGIIGVTQDITDRKLSEEKLRQTTAELKAVFKALPDIYFRLASDGTILDYMAGQSQHLYAPPQVFLGKRMDEVLPAQIGQKLQDAIAELQQTRSLVTIEYSLPMPQGECFYEARLSPLLEDGTIVIVRDISARKRSEEALRRSEELYSTLARNFPNGSVALFDRDLRYLLADGTELGAIGLSKELMEGKTLWEVWPPEIWSSIESIYRAALAGTKTVSEMPYGDRTYLLQILPVTNQEGEIFAGMVLVQNITDRKVAEEALRQSEERFRQLYTQAQHSTQQAEEKAYQLEQTLHQLKQTQAQLVQSEKMSSLGQMVAGVAHEINNPVNFIYGNLTHADRYIQDLLNLLHFYHQHYPIPPAEIQALAEEIDLDFLLEDLPKILNSMKIGANRIREIVLSLRNFSRLDEADMKTVDIHEGIENTLLILHNRLKAKPNYPPIEVVKVYGNLPPVECYAGQLNQVFMNILNNAIDALENQPAPRKIEIRTEIVTTQKLATDDTKQRILDRVAIRVRDNGPGMTEAVKARLFDPFFTTKPVGKGTGLGLSISYQIVVEKHGGVLNCLSELGQGSEFSIEIPVAQNKG from the coding sequence ATGATTCTTAAAAATGCAAAATTAGAGAAGTTAGGCGAGTACAAACGGATAGAAACAAAGGTATCTGGGAATTTTTTCCGGCATTTAGTTTGTATATTCGATAAAAACGGCTATTTCCAGCACGTCAATACCAGATGGGAAAAAACGCTGGGTTTTAGGAGGGAAGAACTGTTGGGAAAAGCAGCGATCGAATTTGTCCACCCCGAAGATCGAGAAGCGACCCTAGCGGCAGCAAAAAAGCTCTCAAAAGGCGTCAATACCATCTATTTTGAAAATCGCTACCGCTGCAAAGATGGCAGTTATAAGTGGCTGATGTGGACGGGAGCCGAGTTGACAGCAGATGGTTCGGCGTATGCAATAGCTTACGACATCAGCGATCGCAAGCACATAGAGAAAGCGCTGCGGGAGAGCGAAGAACGCTACCAAACATTAACAGAAGTATCTCCAGTCGGAATATTCCACACCGATGCTGAGGGACGCTACCTATACGTCAACGATCGAATGCAGGAGATCGCAGGACTAACTCCCAGAGAGGCGCTGGGACAGGGTTGGTTAAAAGCTATACATCCGGAAGATCGCGATCGCGTTTTGCAACAGTGGCAGCAAGCTGTAAAAGCCGAGTTGCCGTTTAGCTCAGAATACCGTTTTCAGCATTCCGACGGTACAACAATCTGGGTATTCGGTCAAGCAGCTGTGCAGCAAAATAGCACCCATCAGATTAAGGGTTATATAGGAACAACCACCGACATCAGCGATCGCAAGCGAACTGAAGAAGCACTGCGGGAAAGCGAACAACGGCTACAAGCTATCCTCGATAATTCTCCCGCAGTCATCTTCGCCAAAGACACTCAAGGGCGATATATTTTCTCTAACCAACGGCATGAAAAGTTATTTGGAGTAAGTCGAAAACACATCGAAGGTAAGACCGACTACGATATTTTACCCCGCGATATCGCCGATAGATTTCGCGAGAGCGATCGCAAGGTACTCGAAACTGGAACTCCTCTAGAATGGGAAGAACTCGTTCCTCAACAAGATGGCATACATACTTACATTGCCAGCATGTTTCCTCTGTACGACGCTACAGGAGTTCTCTACGCAGTCTGCGGCGTCGCCACCGATATAACAGAACGCAAACGAGCCGAACAAGAGCGTTTGGAATTAGCCGATCGCATTCAATTACTTCTAGAATCAACAGGCGAAGGTATCTACGCAATCGATTTAGAAGGAAGCTGTACCTTAATTAACAAAGCAGCAGCAGAGATGCTGGGATATAAACCCGAAGAACTTTTGGGTAAAGATATGCACGAGTTAATCCACCACACTCACAGCGATGGCTCCGCATATCCCAGTTCTGAATGTCCCATCTTTTGTGCTTTTTACAAAAGAATCGGTTGCCGCGTGGATAACGAAGTTTTTTGGCGGCGGGACGGCACAGCTTTTCCTGTCGAATATTCCTCCTATCCAATCCTAGATGGAGAAGCAATCAAAGGTGCTGTGATAGTTTTCATCGATATCACAGAAAGAAAACAAGCACAGGCAGAACTGTACAAAACACAAAAACGATGGGAACATCTTGTGAATGCAAGTCCGGCAGTCATCTACAGTTGCAAAGCTAATGACGATTTTGGCGCTACCTTTGTCAGTCAAAATGTTACAATGCAGATGGGCTACGCACCGAAAGATTTTTTAGAAGATTCCCACTTCTGGCTAAGTCATATTCATCCAGAAGATGCCCCTCGCGTATTGGAGGGGATGTCGCATTTGTTTGAGCGGGATTATGACTGCAATGAATACCGCTTCCTCCACAAAGATGGCACTTACCGATGGATGCACGATGAAGTGAGAGCGATCCGAGACAATGAGGGGAATCTGCTGGAGTTAATCGGTTTCTGGCAAGAAATTACCGATCGCAAACAAGCAGAGCTAGCTCTCAAACAGCTTAACGAAACTTTAGAAAGTCGCGTGCAAGAGCGCACTGCTGAATTAAGGAATGTGATTCGGCAGTTGGAGGCAGAAATAGTCGATCGCCAGCGAGTACAAGAAGCACTGGAAACAGCAAAAAAAGATGTCGAGATTGGCAATAACCTCTTAAATTCCGTTATTGAAGGCACAGCAAATCCTATTTTTGTCAAGGATATTGAAGGTCGTTATGTGATGATCAACTCTGCCGGGGCTAGCGTTTTCGGAAGAACTATAGAAGAAATAATTGGCAAGAAAGATCTTGAGTTGCTCCCGCCTAAAATAGCACGTAAACTCATCCAAACAGATAGACGCATTATCGCATCCGGTAAAACGGAGAGATTAGAGGAAGTTTTAGTAGTTAACGGCATTACCAGAACTTATTTTTCGACAAAATGCCCTTACCCTAACCCAGAAGGAAAAATCGTCGGGATTATTGGCGTGACGCAGGACATTACCGATCGCAAGCTCTCAGAGGAAAAACTCCGCCAAACTACAGCAGAATTGAAGGCAGTTTTTAAGGCTCTTCCCGATATATATTTCCGGCTTGCTAGCGATGGCACAATTTTAGATTATATGGCCGGACAGTCACAGCATCTTTACGCGCCACCACAAGTTTTTCTCGGAAAACGGATGGACGAGGTTTTACCAGCACAAATTGGACAAAAATTACAAGACGCAATAGCTGAATTACAGCAAACTCGCTCCTTAGTTACGATTGAGTATTCTTTACCGATGCCGCAAGGAGAATGCTTTTACGAAGCAAGGCTATCGCCATTACTCGAAGATGGAACGATTGTAATTGTTCGGGATATTAGCGCTCGCAAACGCTCGGAGGAAGCCCTGCGGCGCAGCGAAGAACTGTACAGCACCCTCGCCCGGAATTTTCCCAACGGTTCGGTAGCTTTATTTGACCGCGATTTGCGCTACTTACTGGCGGACGGAACCGAACTAGGGGCGATCGGACTTTCAAAAGAGTTAATGGAAGGTAAGACGCTTTGGGAGGTATGGCCACCGGAAATCTGGTCTAGCATTGAGTCGATATATCGAGCGGCACTTGCTGGCACTAAGACAGTTTCTGAAATGCCTTATGGCGATAGAACCTATTTGTTGCAAATTTTACCAGTTACCAATCAGGAGGGAGAAATCTTCGCAGGCATGGTTTTAGTCCAAAATATCACCGATCGCAAGGTCGCAGAAGAAGCGTTGCGGCAATCGGAAGAGCGATTCAGGCAACTTTACACCCAAGCCCAACATTCCACTCAACAAGCTGAGGAAAAAGCCTACCAGCTAGAACAAACTTTGCACCAATTAAAACAAACTCAAGCCCAGCTAGTTCAAAGCGAAAAAATGTCCAGTTTGGGACAAATGGTAGCCGGTGTCGCTCACGAAATCAACAACCCGGTCAACTTTATTTACGGCAATCTCACTCATGCCGATCGGTATATCCAAGACTTGTTAAACTTGTTACACTTTTACCATCAGCACTATCCCATTCCACCAGCAGAAATTCAAGCATTGGCAGAAGAGATCGACCTCGACTTTTTGCTGGAAGACCTCCCCAAAATCCTCAATTCTATGAAAATAGGAGCCAATCGCATCCGCGAAATTGTGCTGAGTTTGCGAAATTTCTCCCGTCTCGACGAAGCCGACATGAAAACGGTGGATATCCACGAGGGAATCGAGAATACACTGCTAATCTTACACAATCGCTTGAAAGCGAAACCAAATTATCCTCCCATAGAAGTAGTTAAAGTTTACGGCAATTTGCCCCCAGTAGAATGCTATGCTGGTCAACTGAATCAGGTGTTTATGAATATCCTCAATAACGCCATTGACGCTCTGGAAAATCAACCCGCACCTCGAAAGATCGAGATTCGCACTGAAATCGTCACCACTCAGAAGTTGGCGACTGATGACACAAAACAACGCATACTCGATCGAGTAGCCATTAGAGTTCGGGACAATGGCCCTGGTATGACAGAAGCCGTCAAAGCTCGTTTATTTGACCCGTTCTTCACTACCAAACCCGTAGGCAAAGGTACCGGTTTGGGTTTATCCATTAGCTATCAAATTGTGGTAGAAAAACACGGTGGAGTATTAAACTGTCTTTCGGAACTAGGACAAGGCTCGGAGTTCAGCATTGAAATCCCCGTAGCGCAAAATAAAGGCTAA
- a CDS encoding alpha/beta hydrolase, protein MANQIGKMANIKPQKFNLFLLLLTFDFLLLTSLAAPAVAVDRLRLRLGPFEQSVRVADLDRFAKTGELSAALKPFSFLLTSSVREAFSQRLQLDPNLTDKFIENWLRSPMSEQLLTALKRAIPDFSIAQIQAAIAVAARQANGITLIGILRSLPGETVTVDATEAIAVALQFNPSYWQSHALGPLLERELTVETSRFRASVDPAAPGEERVIKKTLTFEDRQRDRTIPVDIYYSDNSAGSLVVMSHGFGADRTFLEYLARHLASHGIVVASIEHPGSNYTSVSRASVSGEPNSLIPPSEFIDRPKDVSFLLDELAKMNEKPGALQGKINTRQVTAIGHSLGGYTALALGGAEVNLDYLKQACKSMFAVDSNRSSANSRNRENLSLNAPLLPSPGEWLQCAAADLPDRKLQLRDDRIVAAIALNPLIGQLFGPSRPSQGKSGLKKVAIPTMILASTEDAFTPAIAHQLQPFTQLGGTKYLLTAIGATHLSVGNPGSYGRNTLLRERIGEEAEPLRQVVKGATLAFIKQLTPEAKNYEPFLTPAYAQSLSTSELPLRLNAELPAIVFQWLNLAAVL, encoded by the coding sequence ATGGCGAACCAAATTGGAAAAATGGCAAATATAAAACCCCAAAAATTTAATTTATTTCTTTTGCTTTTGACTTTTGACTTTTTACTTTTAACTTCCCTAGCAGCACCTGCTGTAGCAGTCGATCGCTTGAGGTTGCGCCTTGGCCCGTTCGAGCAGTCGGTCAGAGTAGCAGATTTAGATCGGTTTGCCAAAACGGGAGAGTTATCTGCTGCTTTGAAACCTTTCTCTTTTCTGCTGACTTCCAGCGTGCGAGAAGCTTTTTCTCAACGTTTGCAACTCGACCCCAACCTAACAGATAAATTTATCGAAAATTGGTTGCGATCGCCCATGTCAGAGCAGTTGCTCACAGCTTTGAAACGCGCTATACCCGACTTCAGTATCGCGCAAATTCAAGCTGCCATCGCCGTAGCAGCACGACAAGCAAACGGTATCACCTTAATCGGAATTCTGCGATCGCTACCTGGTGAAACCGTGACCGTAGATGCGACTGAGGCGATCGCTGTCGCCCTTCAGTTTAACCCCTCCTATTGGCAAAGCCACGCTCTAGGCCCTTTATTAGAACGGGAACTAACTGTCGAAACCTCCCGCTTTCGCGCATCTGTTGACCCAGCTGCCCCAGGTGAAGAGCGCGTCATCAAAAAAACCCTAACTTTTGAAGATCGACAACGCGATCGCACCATTCCTGTAGATATTTATTACAGCGATAATTCCGCTGGTTCTCTCGTCGTAATGTCTCACGGCTTTGGTGCCGATCGCACCTTTTTAGAATATTTGGCTCGTCACTTAGCTTCGCACGGAATCGTGGTAGCATCGATCGAGCATCCCGGTAGCAACTATACTTCCGTATCGAGAGCATCTGTGAGCGGTGAACCGAACAGTTTAATCCCACCCAGCGAATTTATCGATCGACCTAAAGATGTCAGCTTTTTGTTAGATGAACTGGCAAAAATGAACGAGAAACCAGGGGCGTTACAGGGCAAAATTAACACTCGACAAGTCACGGCGATCGGTCATTCTTTAGGAGGTTACACTGCTTTAGCTTTGGGTGGAGCCGAAGTTAATTTAGACTATTTGAAACAAGCTTGTAAATCTATGTTTGCTGTTGACTCAAATAGAAGTTCTGCAAATAGTAGAAACAGAGAAAATTTGTCTTTAAATGCTCCTTTACTCCCGTCTCCGGGTGAGTGGTTGCAGTGCGCTGCTGCCGATCTGCCCGATCGCAAACTGCAATTGCGGGACGATCGCATAGTTGCAGCGATCGCGCTCAACCCCCTCATCGGTCAACTGTTTGGCCCTTCTCGCCCCAGTCAGGGAAAGAGCGGATTGAAAAAGGTAGCAATTCCCACCATGATTTTAGCCAGCACTGAAGATGCTTTTACACCTGCGATCGCACATCAGCTGCAACCTTTTACCCAGCTTGGCGGTACTAAATATCTTTTAACCGCAATTGGCGCTACTCATTTAAGCGTTGGTAACCCAGGCAGTTACGGTAGAAATACTCTGCTGAGAGAGCGAATAGGAGAAGAAGCCGAACCGCTGCGTCAAGTGGTTAAAGGTGCGACGCTAGCTTTCATCAAACAGCTGACCCCGGAAGCAAAAAACTACGAACCGTTTTTAACACCAGCTTATGCCCAATCTCTCTCTACCTCGGAATTACCTTTGCGACTAAATGCAGAACTACCTGCGATTGTCTTTCAGTGGCTGAATTTAGCAGCTGTGTTGTAG
- a CDS encoding ATP-binding protein encodes MPGVIYQFQLRPDGSFCFPYISSGLREIYELEPQAVQNNAQLMFATVPPEDREHFNELIGVSAQQLQPWRWEGRCMTPSGKIKWIQGAARPEKLANGEILWDGLLMDISDRKEAEEALRRSEEKLRQKASELQATLLELQRTQTQLIQNEKMSSLGQMVAGVAHEINNPVSFIYGNLIPASDYLQDLLELIELYQKHYPEPVPAIQQLAAAIDLDFLTGDLPKMLGSMKVGAERIREIVLSLRNFSRLDEAEMKPVDLHEGLDSTLLILQHRLHSQTVTWEKNSRHSGIEIIKEYGNLPLVECYAGQINQVFMNIIGNAIDSLESRFAIDALEEAEEQGEKRARLSKFSSTPLIRIRTYLSSDTCRAVIRISDNGLGMTEDVKMRLFDPFFTTKPVGKGTGLGLAIAYQIVVEKHGGVLKCISTPGSGAEFCIEIPICQ; translated from the coding sequence GTGCCGGGAGTTATCTATCAATTTCAATTGCGGCCAGATGGCTCATTCTGTTTTCCCTACATCAGCTCCGGTTTGAGAGAAATTTACGAACTCGAACCACAAGCAGTTCAAAACAACGCGCAGCTGATGTTTGCTACCGTTCCTCCAGAAGATCGAGAACACTTCAACGAGTTAATTGGTGTTTCTGCCCAACAGCTTCAACCTTGGCGCTGGGAGGGGCGCTGCATGACTCCATCGGGAAAAATTAAGTGGATACAAGGTGCTGCCCGTCCGGAAAAGTTAGCCAATGGGGAAATTCTTTGGGATGGATTGCTGATGGATATTAGCGATCGCAAAGAAGCGGAAGAAGCTTTACGTCGCTCCGAGGAAAAATTGCGCCAAAAAGCCTCCGAGCTGCAAGCAACTTTGCTCGAATTGCAAAGAACTCAAACCCAATTGATTCAGAACGAAAAAATGTCCTCTTTGGGTCAGATGGTCGCCGGTGTCGCTCACGAAATTAATAATCCGGTTAGCTTTATTTATGGTAACCTTATCCCTGCTAGCGACTATCTGCAAGATTTGTTAGAGCTAATCGAACTTTATCAAAAACATTACCCCGAACCAGTACCGGCAATTCAGCAGTTAGCGGCAGCTATTGACCTCGACTTTTTGACTGGGGATTTGCCCAAAATGCTCGGTTCGATGAAAGTGGGGGCAGAACGCATTCGCGAGATTGTCCTTAGCTTACGGAATTTTTCTCGCTTAGATGAAGCAGAAATGAAGCCAGTCGATCTTCACGAAGGTCTCGATAGTACCTTGTTAATATTGCAGCATCGACTGCATTCTCAGACAGTAACTTGGGAAAAAAACAGCCGACATTCCGGTATTGAGATAATTAAAGAATACGGCAACCTGCCTTTAGTGGAGTGTTATGCTGGGCAAATAAATCAGGTATTTATGAATATTATCGGCAATGCGATTGACTCTTTGGAGTCACGCTTCGCGATCGACGCCCTTGAAGAAGCAGAAGAACAGGGGGAAAAAAGGGCACGACTGAGTAAATTTTCTTCTACGCCTTTGATCCGTATTCGCACTTACCTCTCCTCTGATACCTGCCGCGCTGTGATTCGCATTTCTGATAATGGTCTCGGCATGACGGAAGATGTCAAAATGCGTTTGTTCGATCCGTTTTTCACGACTAAACCTGTCGGTAAAGGTACTGGTTTGGGCTTGGCGATCGCCTATCAAATTGTTGTCGAAAAACATGGAGGTGTTTTAAAGTGTATTTCCACACCAGGGTCAGGAGCCGAATTCTGCATTGAAATTCCCATTTGCCAATAG
- a CDS encoding SPFH domain-containing protein, which yields MEAIFAALALLTIGYLIGSVKIINQGYEALVERLGKYIATLKPGVNFIVPFLDTIVWEETTRERVLDIPPQEAITKDNVSLKADAVVYWRILDLKRAYYAIDNVEEAIQNLVLTMLRSEIGQMELNETFSGRKEINQALLQELDEATEPWGVKVTRVEIRDIIPAPKVLESMQQEKAAEIKKHAAILEAEATLEYMKRLSEALRSQPNSKEVLQFLLAQRFVDANFRLGESPNSKILFMDPKAMTEALAELLNSHNENEEGKQK from the coding sequence ATGGAAGCGATATTCGCCGCCCTTGCCTTACTGACGATCGGTTACTTAATAGGTTCGGTCAAAATCATCAATCAAGGATATGAAGCTTTGGTAGAGCGCTTGGGCAAATACATTGCTACGCTGAAACCGGGTGTTAATTTTATAGTTCCTTTCCTCGACACTATAGTTTGGGAAGAGACAACACGCGAGCGAGTTCTGGATATTCCTCCCCAGGAAGCAATTACTAAAGATAATGTTTCTCTCAAAGCCGATGCTGTTGTGTATTGGCGGATTTTGGATTTGAAAAGAGCTTATTACGCTATTGATAATGTTGAGGAGGCGATTCAAAACTTAGTTTTGACGATGTTGCGGTCTGAAATCGGTCAGATGGAATTAAACGAGACTTTTTCTGGGAGAAAGGAAATTAATCAGGCACTGTTGCAGGAATTGGACGAAGCAACAGAACCTTGGGGTGTCAAGGTTACTCGCGTGGAAATTCGCGATATTATACCAGCGCCAAAGGTTCTGGAATCGATGCAACAAGAGAAAGCTGCTGAGATCAAAAAACACGCCGCTATTTTAGAGGCTGAGGCTACTTTGGAATATATGAAACGACTTTCGGAAGCTTTGCGATCGCAACCTAACAGTAAGGAAGTTTTGCAGTTTTTGTTAGCCCAAAGATTTGTCGATGCTAACTTTAGACTGGGTGAAAGTCCTAATTCCAAAATTCTGTTTATGGACCCGAAAGCGATGACAGAAGCGCTAGCAGAGTTGCTAAATTCTCACAATGAAAATGAGGAGGGAAAACAGAAATAG
- the folP gene encoding dihydropteroate synthase, with product MFNWGDRTYLMGVLNVTPDSFSDGGEFDTLADALAQARYLIAAGADILDIGGQSTRPGSAEISLQEELDRVVPIVQRLRDGQDAHPTIPISVDTTKAAVAKAAVAAGANIINDISAATFDPEMLPTVAQLGVPIILMHIRGTPQTMQQMTDYRDLIGEIYEFLASRIADAIAAGIKREKIIIDPGIGFAKTYQQNIEILRRLAEFRALGCPILVGPSRKSFIGHILDRPDPKQRVWGTGAACCGAIAFGADILRVHDVKEMRDVCRVADAIFRF from the coding sequence ATGTTCAATTGGGGCGATCGTACATATCTGATGGGCGTTCTCAATGTGACGCCAGATAGCTTTAGCGATGGGGGAGAGTTCGATACTCTTGCAGATGCTTTGGCACAAGCTCGATATTTAATAGCAGCTGGTGCCGATATTCTCGATATCGGCGGTCAATCAACTCGCCCTGGCTCTGCTGAAATATCCTTACAAGAAGAACTTGACAGAGTGGTGCCGATCGTGCAAAGGTTACGGGACGGGCAAGATGCTCATCCCACAATACCGATTTCTGTCGATACTACAAAAGCAGCTGTAGCAAAGGCTGCTGTTGCAGCTGGTGCAAATATAATTAATGATATTTCTGCTGCGACTTTCGACCCAGAAATGTTGCCGACAGTAGCACAATTGGGCGTTCCAATTATATTGATGCACATTCGGGGTACGCCGCAAACTATGCAGCAGATGACTGATTATCGAGATTTGATTGGGGAAATTTACGAGTTTTTGGCAAGTCGAATTGCAGATGCGATCGCAGCTGGAATTAAGCGAGAAAAAATTATCATCGATCCGGGTATTGGCTTTGCTAAAACTTATCAGCAAAACATAGAAATTTTGCGAAGATTAGCCGAATTTCGCGCTCTGGGCTGCCCGATTTTAGTGGGGCCATCCCGCAAAAGCTTTATCGGACATATTCTCGATCGACCAGACCCCAAACAGAGAGTATGGGGAACCGGTGCAGCTTGTTGCGGTGCGATTGCCTTTGGTGCTGACATTCTGCGCGTTCACGATGTTAAAGAAATGCGAGATGTTTGTCGCGTCGCCGATGCCATCTTTCGATTTTAG
- the tpiA gene encoding triose-phosphate isomerase yields the protein MRKIVIAGNWKMYKTQAEALEFLQGFMSSLEETPEEREIVLCAPFTDLGIISKSLHGSRVQLGAQNVHWEDAGAYTGEIAAPMLVEIGVRYVIIGHSERRQYFGETDETVNKRLLAAQSHGLTPILCVGESKQQRDAGETESLIVGQLEKDLIGVDQHNLVIAYEPIWAIGTGDTCETKEANRVIGLIRSQLTNPDVPIQYGGSVKPENIDEIMVQSDIDGVLVGGASLQPASFARIVNYK from the coding sequence GTGCGAAAAATCGTCATCGCTGGCAACTGGAAAATGTACAAGACCCAGGCAGAAGCCCTGGAGTTCTTGCAAGGATTTATGTCAAGCTTGGAAGAAACCCCGGAAGAACGGGAAATTGTGCTGTGCGCTCCCTTCACCGACTTGGGCATCATATCCAAAAGTTTGCACGGTAGCCGCGTGCAGCTGGGTGCCCAAAATGTCCATTGGGAAGATGCGGGAGCCTACACAGGGGAAATTGCCGCCCCGATGCTCGTTGAAATTGGAGTGCGTTACGTCATCATCGGTCACAGCGAACGGCGTCAATACTTTGGCGAAACCGATGAAACTGTCAACAAACGGCTCCTAGCAGCGCAGAGTCACGGTCTTACTCCCATTCTCTGCGTGGGCGAAAGCAAGCAACAACGAGACGCGGGCGAAACCGAATCCCTGATCGTCGGTCAGTTGGAAAAAGATTTGATTGGTGTAGATCAACACAATCTCGTCATCGCCTACGAACCCATTTGGGCGATCGGCACCGGCGACACCTGCGAGACAAAAGAAGCCAATCGCGTGATCGGCTTGATTCGCAGCCAGCTAACTAATCCCGATGTTCCCATTCAATATGGCGGTTCTGTCAAGCCGGAGAACATCGATGAAATTATGGTTCAGTCAGACATCGATGGCGTTCTTGTCGGAGGTGCGAGTTTGCAACCTGCAAGTTTTGCTCGCATTGTTAATTACAAATAA